From a single Lineus longissimus chromosome 16, tnLinLong1.2, whole genome shotgun sequence genomic region:
- the LOC135500149 gene encoding uncharacterized protein LOC135500149, with protein MVQPTTLKKKHSLVGKSLLPLFARFNGSPDEPRELARMDKDQPLENLDSDGIATAFKKLTGENIGDVLAALGKQSGAGVALLHHAIVLANEIGQPVGQPLRDPPITPPGVSDDVSEPPRKVQRIACQATVADPVQKAKAKGMDILGYEIQDWEFQIPFDPQRAVASKHLSPQWTTLDGREPRLSTHQCPDFESVINDGVCFDLNELPLRNPDHFVAGQVHQNLDQWREVIGHVSDTCPVSSQVLSWLTDGVNVDDFFRPFKGNFKGESFDSDTPPSRYYPNSNSCQQFGEFIASELQQRVKTGAMELVGRVGECQLPSIIMPLTVEPTKPRLCIDNRGSVCN; from the exons ATGGTTCAGCCGACTACCCTAAAGAAAAAGCATTCCCTGGTGGGGAAAAGTTTGCTGCCGCTGTTCGCACGGTTCAATGGTAGCCCTGATGAGCCCAGAGAGTTGGCTAGGATGGACAAGGATCAACCTTTGGAGAATCTGGATTCCGATGGTATCGCCACAGCCTTCAAGAAACTCACCGGAGAAAACATCGGAGACGTCCTTGCCGCCCTCGGCAAACAAAGTGGAGCTGGAGTGGCTTTATTGCACCATGCAATTGTGCTAGCGAACGAAATCGGCCAGCCAGTAGGGCAGCCCCTTAGGGACCCGCCCATCACTCCACCGGGTGTTTCGGATGATGTAAGTGAGCCACCGAGGAAGGTGCAGAGGATAGCGTGCCAGGCGACCGTAGCTGATCCAGTGCAGAAGGCAAAGGCGAAG GGTATGGACATTTTGGGTTACGAAATCCAGGATTGGGAATTCCAGATTCCGTTTGATCCGCAGAGAGCAGTAGCATCCAAGCATCTGTCGCCGCAGTGGACAACTCTGGATGGGCGTGAACCTCGGCTTTCCACCCACCAATGCCCGGATTTTGAAAGCGTTATAAATGACGGtgtatgttttgatttgaacgaGCTGCCACTACGAAACCCTGATCATTTTGTAGCAGGTCAAGTTCATCAAAATTTAGATCAATGGCGGGAAGTCATTGGCCATGTTTCTGATACTTGTCCTGTTTCTAGCCAAGTATTATCATGGCTAACAGACGGTGTTAATGTGGATGATTTTTTCAGGCCATTTAAGGGCAACTTTAAAGGTGAATCGTTTGACTCGGATACCCCGCCTTCTCGATACTACCCGAATTCCAACAGTTGTCAGCAGTTTGGGGAGTTTATAGCCTCGGAGCTTCAGCAGCGTGTTAAAACGGGGGCAATGGAATTAGTTGGTCGGGTGGGCGAGTGTCAATTGCCATCCATCATCATGCCGCTTACTGTCGAGCCTACAAAACCACGGCTTTGCATAGACAACCGAGGTAGCGTTTGTAATTGA
- the LOC135500150 gene encoding uncharacterized protein LOC135500150 — MLSVISSVFDPLGIASPFVLPARILLQSLCKKEIGWDDQIGEENTPRWQQWLEDLKLPDILSVPRCLKPITFVDVVSCQLHVFSDACAQGYGIAAYVRSVNTDAVANVELLMGKARVAPLKKVTIPRMELTVATIAVKFGYIIIQEMDYKFDQIRYWTESMSVLRYIQNTSSRFHTFVANRLTTIHEASIPEQWSYVRTNHNPADMASRGLIFKNQGDTKMWLKGPEFLQKEESAWPHTDVTNNITEDDPEIKKTSAAAVVEDRLASETTVDTLFKRFSSWSKLKRIVAWILKGKGQSATTS, encoded by the coding sequence ATGCTATCTGTCATCAGCTCCGTGTTTGATCCTTTGGGTATAGCATCACCATTTGTCCTGCCAGCAAGAATACTGCTACAATCATTGTGCAAGAAGGAAATAGGATGGGACGACCAGATTGGTGAAGAGAACACTCCGAGATGGCAACAGTGGTTGGAGGATTTAAAGTTGCCGGATATACTGTCTGTGCCCAGATGTCTCAAGCCAATAACCTTTGTCGACGTAGTTTCATgccagctacatgtattttccgATGCTTGCGCACAGGGATACGGGATAGCCGCATATGTTAGATCAGTGAACACTGATGCTGTTGCCAATGTGGAACTTCTCATGGGGAAGGCAAGGGTGGCACCCTTGAAGAAGGTTACTATTCCAAGAATGGAGCTCACGGTAGCTACCATTGCTGTAAAATTCGGATACATCATCATTCAAGAGATGGATTACAAGTTTGACCAGATACGGTACTGGACCGAGAGTATGTCTGTTTTAAGATACATTCAGAATACATCGAGTAGATTTCACACGTTTGTGGCAAATAGATTGACGACAATTCATGAGGCTAGCATCCCAGAGCAGTGGAGTTATGTCCGTACAAATCACAACCCAGCAGACATGGCATCCAggggacttattttcaagaacCAAGGAGATACCAAGATGTGGTTGAAAGGGCCAGAGTTTCTACAAAAGGAGGAGTCTGCTTGGCCACATACAGATGTCACTAACAACATAACAGAGGATGACCCAGAGATCAAGAAGACCAGTGCCGCAGCGGTAGTTGAGGACagactggccagtgagacaacaGTGGATACATTGTTCAAGCGCTTCTCGTCTTGGAGCAAATTGAAGAGAATTGTTGCATGGATTCTCAAGGGCAAAGGACAATCTGCGACAACGTCTTAA
- the LOC135500152 gene encoding uncharacterized protein LOC135500152, whose protein sequence is MPLPFRQEKPDLPNNKATALVRLGHLRRCFKKDPIYFSDYKAFMLDIIENGEAERVSEGHHQSQGPVWYIPHHGVYHPKKPGKIRVVFDCAAKFKGTCLNDHLLQGPDQMNTLVGVLCRFRMESIALMCDIERMFHRFLVHKEDRDYLRFLWWSDGNIEEEPVEYRMKVHLFGAASSPGCAIYGLRYVANKYKDLSPDAASFILGGFYMDDGLISEESAEKSCSLIKGSTEICRKGNIRVHKFASNSREVLESVLASERAKDIMNLNLALDDLPIERALGIEWCVESDEFCFRVILKEQPLTRRGILSMISSVFDPLGFLAPFILKGKQILQELCTNGADWDQPLPEELHPKWESWRRNLHDLAKIKIPRCYKPENFGTAVQAELHHFSDASLSGYGQCS, encoded by the coding sequence ATGCCCTTGCCGTTTAGACAAGAGAAACCAGACCTTCCTAACAACAAAGCCACTGCACTAGTGCGACTAGGACACCTTCGGAGATGTTTCAAGAAAGACCCAATATACTTCTCTGACTATAAGGCCTTCATGCTCGACATTATAGAAAACGGAGAGGCAGAACGGGTATCTGAGGGTCACCATCAAAGCCAAGGACCAGTCTGGTACATTCCTCATCACGGAGTGTACCACCCAAAAAAACCCGGAAAAATCAGGGTGGTGTTCGACTGTGCAGCCAAGTTTAAAGGCACCTGCCTTAATGATCATCTCCTCCAAGGTCCCGATCAAATGAACACCCTCGTGGGAGTACTCTGCCGCTTCCGAATGGAAAGCATCGCACTGATGTGCGACATAGAGAGGATGTTCCACCGGTTTCTGGTGCACAAGGAAGACCGTGACTATCTTCGCTTCCTGTGGTGGAGTGATGGCAATATTGAAGAAGAACCGGTAGAATATCGGATGAAAGTTCACCTATTTGGGGCAGCGTCTTCTCCCGGATGTGCCATTTATGGCCTTCGGTATGTTGCTAACAAATACAAAGACTTAAGCCCTGATGCCGCCTCCTTTATCCTTGGTGGATTTTACATGGACGACGGTTTGATAAGTGAAGAAAGCGCAGAGAAGTCCTGCAGTCTTATTAAAGGCTCCACGGAAATATGCCGCAAAGGGAATATTCGAGTCCACAAGTTTGCCTCCAATAGTCGCGAGGTACTGGAATCTGTCCTTGCTTCAGAGCGTGCCAAGGATATTATGAACCTTAATCTTGCGTTAGACGACCTGCCTATCGAAAGGGCACTTGGGATTGAGTGGTGCGTGGAGTCGGATGAATTCTGCTTCAGGGTGATCCTGAAGGAACAACCCCTGACAAGGCGAGGTATTCTCTCCATGATTTCTTCAGTCTTTGATCCTCTAGGATTCTTGGCACCTTTCATCCTCAAGGGTAAACAGATCTTACAAGAACTTTGCACGAATGGCGCTGACTGGGACCAACCCCTACCTGAAGAACTGCACCCTAAATGGGAAAGCTGGAGACGCAACTTGCATGATTTAGCGAAGATCAAAATTCCTAGATGTTACAAGCCAGAGAACTTCGGTACAGCTGTACAGGCAGAGCTTCATCACTTCTCAGATGCGTCCCTCAGTGGATATGGCCAGTGCAGCTAA
- the LOC135500153 gene encoding uncharacterized protein LOC135500153: MAKARVVPLKPVTIPRLELQAAVVSIRISDLLNRELDIPNITNVYWTDSKVVLGYLQDEARKFHIYVANRVQRIKESSDSSQWNYVRTEENPADFTSRGLAAQELQITNWFRGPTFLLEKEIPNTADVTAPITLSPSDPEVKRVKTLQTKSQAVTSLLDRFGKFSSWSKLLAAIEALQAKCIRKLGEPSLSLQESRSRAERLVVRNMQCQYFEDEIKDLKGKR; encoded by the coding sequence ATGGCAAAGGCAAGAGTTGTACCGCTAAAACCAGTGACCATCCCTCGGCTAGAGCTCCAAGCTGCCGTTGTGTCGATCAGAATCAGCGACCTTTTGAATAGAGAGCTTGACATCCCGAATATCACGAATGTATACTGGACAGACTCCAAGGTAGTTCTTGGTTATTTACAGGACGAAGCACGCAAATTTCACATTTACGTCGCTAACAGAGTGCAAAGGATCAAAGAATCATCAGACTCAAGCCAGTGGAACTACGTTCGAACAGAAGAGAATCCAGCCGATTTCACATCAAGAGGTCTTGCAGCACAAGAACTTCAGATCACCAACTGGTTCAGAGGTCCGACATTCCTCTTGGAAAAGGAGATCCCCAACACTGCAGATGTCACAGCACCAATAACTCTGTCACCTTCTGACCCCGAAGTCAAAAGGGTCAAGACTCTACAGACGAAGAGCCAAGCAGTGACCTCACTCCTAGACAGATTCGGCAAATTCTCCAGTTGGTCTAAACTGCTAGCAGCTATTGAGGCACTCCAAGCCAAGTGCATAAGGAAACTGGGTGAACCCTCATTATCACTGCAGGAGTCCAGGAGCAGGGCCGAAAGGCTGGTCGTTAGAAATATGCAATGCCAGTACTTTGAAGATGAGATTAAGGATCTGAAGGGGAAAAGGTAA
- the LOC135500154 gene encoding uncharacterized protein LOC135500154 → MPEPKWHLTYSSVVCRKLRGEAASQKMCDLPGDRLEPAPPFTFCGLDCFGPFHTQDGRKQHKRYGLLFTCPALRAVHIELLDDMSTDAMLNALRRFIAIRGNVSKIRCDHGTNFVGAQRELADALKEIDSEEIRRQLADQCDFQMNTPHSSHMGGVWERQIRSIRSVLTVTINQAQGRLDISSMRTLLYEAMAIVNSRPLATDTINDPTEPEPITPNHLLTMKSSVLLPPPGNFVKEDVYARKRWKRVQYLANQFWTRWKAEYLSNLQSRQKWQKTKREIEVGDVVILHDQELPRGNWEMAIVEEAFKSSDGLIRKLKLRMPSELTRQGKRVSENPRFLERPIHKVTVLIERQNQQLGPAQPWLLSIIGCPCWMRGIFGI, encoded by the coding sequence ATGCCAGAGCCCAAGTGGCATCTTACATATTCAAGTGTGGTGTGCCGCAAGTTACGTGGAGAAGCCGCATCCCAGAAGATGTGTGACTTGCCAGGTGATCGATTAGAACCAGCCCCGCCATTCACCTTTTGTGGTCTGGATTGCTTTGGGCCATTCCACACCCAAGACGGACGGAAGCAACACAAACGCTATGGACTGCTATTTACCTGCCCAGCCCTTAGAGCCGTCCATATCGAGCTACTGGATGACATGTCAACCGATGCCATGCTTAACGCCCTTCGCCGCTTCATAGCTATCAGAGGGAACGTCTCTAAGATTCGCTGTGATCATGGGACGAATTTCGTTGGAGCGCAGCGGGAGTTGGCTGATGCATTAAAGGAAATTGACAGCGAAGAAATTAGAAGACAACTAGCTGACCAGTGCGACTTTCAGATGAACACCCCACATTCGAGTCACATGGGTGGTGTCTGGGAGAGACAAATACGATCAATTCGTAGTGTTCTCACAGTAACAATCAACCAAGCTCAGGGAAGACTAGATATATCTTCAATGAGGACCCTTCTGTACGAAGCCATGGCAATTGTTAACAGCCGACCTCTTGCCACAGACACTATCAACGACCCTACCGAACCTGAGCCAATCACCCCCAACCACCTCTTGACAATGAAATCAAGTGTCCTTCTACCACCACCTGGTAACTTCGTCAAAGAGGATGTATACGCCAGAAAAAGATGGAAAAGAGTCCAGTATTTGGCCAATCAATTCTGGACTCGTTGGAAAGCTGAATATCTGTCAAATCTCCAATCGAGACAGAAATGGCAGAAGACCAAGCGAGAGATTGAAGTTGGTGATGTGGTCATTCTGCATGATCAAGAGCTTCCACGTGGAAACTGGGAAATGGCAATAGTAGAAGAAGCCTTCAAGAGCAGTGATGGGCTGATCCGCAAACTCAAGCTTAGGATGCCCTCAGAACTAACGAGACAAGGAAAGCGTGTTAGCGAGAACCCACGATTTTTGGAAAGACCCATACATAAGGTCACAGTTTTGATAGAAAGGCAGAATCAGCAGTTGGGCCCGGCCCAGCCTTGGTTGCTGAGCATCATCGGATGTCCGTGCTGGATGCgtggtatttttggcatttAG